One genomic window of Pecten maximus chromosome 3, xPecMax1.1, whole genome shotgun sequence includes the following:
- the LOC117323450 gene encoding mitochondrial amidoxime reducing component 2-like, with product MDKDPSYLAFGLIAASAAKFLVSAWIRNKRLEKFERIGTVSDLIYYPMKSCQGIPMESGTLRPLGLYKDGMADRNWMFTRPDGSFLSIRQCPKMVHIKVSNHGEMVHLDAPGMPTLKLPKQPKVDTKRFMECRVWSLHIPGMDCGEEANQWACDFLGLENLHVVFSATNMKKKNISDECLNSWTDLIRPEDKSIFSDLTSYLIMTDKSLDALNERLEKPASMRNFRPNIVIDTTKKAFDEDLWCELRFGDNVFMRCLHPCPRCMLPTVDPDTGKKDPDLEPYKTLKKFRCKPGCGMDPFFGINAAVDFPGVIHVGDPVYARNWTN from the exons ATGGACAAGGACCCTTCGTATTTAGCTTTCGGCCTCATTGCAGCATCAGCAGCTAAGTTTCTGGTGTCGGCATGGATACGAAACAAGAGGCTGGAGAAATTCGAAAGGATAGGGACGGTTTCTGATCTGATATATTATCCCATGAAGTCCTGTCAGGGCATACCAATGGAATCGGGCACCCTCCGACCCCTCGGGCTGTATAAGGATGGAATGGCGGATAG aaattgGATGTTCACTCGTCCTGATGGCTCATTCCTGAGTATCCGCCAGTGTCCAAAGATGGTGCATATCAAAGTCAGCAATCATGGTGAAATGGTCCATCTTGATGCCCCCGGGATGCCAACATTGAAATTACCAAAACAGCCGAAGGTTGACACAAAAAGGTTTATGGAATGCAG GGTGTGGAGTCTACATATACCAGGCATGGATTGTGGTGAGGAGGCAAACCAATGGGCTTGTGATTTCCTTGGACTAGAAAATTTACATGTGGTATTTTCAGCTAcgaatatgaagaaaaaaaatatttcagatgaaTGTTTAAATTCATGGACTGACCTTATCCGACCTGAAGACAAG aGCATCTTTTCTGACTTAACTTCTTATCTGATTATGACTGATAAATCTCTCGACGCTCTCAACGAACGTTTAGAAAAACCAGCCTCCATGCGGAACTTTCGACCAAATATTGTGATAGATACAACAAAGAAGGCATTTGATGAG GACTTGTGGTGTGAGCTCCGGTTTGGGGACAATGTGTTCATGAGATGTCTACATCCCTGCCCAAG ATGTATGCTCCCAACAGTTGATCCGGACACCGGAAAGAAAGATCCTGACTTAGAACCATACAAAACACTGAAGAa GTTCCGATGTAAACCCGGTTGTGGTATGGACCCTTTCTTTGGGATAAATGCTGCTGTAGACTTTCCAGGTGTCATACATGTAGGGGACCCTGTGTATGCCAGGAACTGGACAAATTGA